The following coding sequences are from one Canis lupus baileyi chromosome 23, mCanLup2.hap1, whole genome shotgun sequence window:
- the LOC140615524 gene encoding olfactory receptor 52E2-like, whose product MVDFNSTTFTNPSTFFLMGIPGLEDLHIWISIPFCSMYIVALLGNIFILFIIKTETALHEPMFYFLSMLAITDLTLSTSTLPKMLGIFWFSDHEISFHACLTQMFFIHAFSGVESGLLVAMALDRYVAICNPLRHSSILTNSVVAHVGMVALLRGLVLMTPHPFLVRRWPYCQSNVVPHTYCEHMAVVKLACADISINSLYSLAVIILIVGTDVTCISLSYVQILRTVFNLPSNDARLKTLSTCGSHVCVILTFYIPALFSFLTHRFSKHIPLHTHTLLANMYLLVPPMLNPIIYGVRTRHIRE is encoded by the exons ATGGTTGACTTTAACTCCACTACATTCACCAATCCTAGTACCTTCTTCCTGATGGGCATACCCGGTCTAGAAGACTTGCACATTTGGATATCCATCCCTTTTTGCTCAATGTATATTGTTGCTCTCCTAGGAAACATATTCATCCTTTTCATCATCAAAACTGAGACTGCCCTCCATGAACCcatgttctattttctttccatgTTAGCCATCACAGACCTCACCTTGTCAACCTCCACTCTTCCCAAGATGTTGGGTATATTCTGGTTCAGTGATCATGAAATCAGCTTCCATGCCTGCCTCACTCAGATGTTTTTCATCCATGCTTTTTCTGGGGTGGAGTCAGGGCTTCTTGTGGCCATGGCACTTGACCGGTATGTGGCAATCTGCAACCCACTGAGACACTCATCCATTCTTACAAATTCTGTGGTGGCTCATGTTGGCATGGTGGCACTTCTACGTGGATTAGTACTAATGACACCACATCCCTTCCTGGTGAGGAGATGGCCATATTGCCAGTCCAATGTAGTTCCCCACACATACTGTGAGCACATGGCTGTGGTGAAATTGGCTTGTGCTGACATTTCCATCAATAGTCTTTATAGTTTGGCTGTCATCATCTTAATTGTTGGGACTGATGTGACATGTATCTCTCTGTCCTATGTACAAATACTTCGTACTGTATTTAATCTCCCTTCTAATGATGCCAGGTTGAAAACTCTCAGCACTTGTGGGTCTCATGTATGTGTCATCCTCACCTTCTACATCCctgctcttttctccttcctcacccACCGTTTTAGTAAGCATATACCACTGCACACCCACACCCTGCTGGCCAACATGTACTTGTTGGTACCTCCTATGCTGAACCCTATCATCTATGGAGTAAGGACCAGACACATCCGAGAAT aa